The nucleotide sequence GACCGTGGTGGCATTGGGTAACACGGAGCAAATGATGGTTGTAATGCCAACTATAGCTAGGAGGAGACGTTTTCCTTTCCCCTTGGCGAAAAATACAATCTGTGTGCCTAAGTATTCAAAGATCTGGGTCGGCTGAAAGGATCGGACCAAGACCATAACGCCGAAAAATAGTCCCAATGTGCCATGACTGCGGGCAATGTAGTTGATTGCTTCGGGGAGAGTCAGGATATTTAGGCCAATGAGCAGTAATGCCCCTAAAAATGCCGCAACGGTTAGATCAACCCACTCGGCCACAATCGAAACAATAACGGCCACAAAAATCAACGCTGCAACGATGCCCTGCCAATCTGCCATAACGCGCCTCGGACGGTGTTTTAGACATTCAGAAGAACACTGTCTTGAATTACTATTGCGGATCAACTCTGAAACCCGGAACTAAACTGAGGTAGTTGGGGCTAGTTGTTATCGCCTTTTCTCATTGCTGACGGGGTTAGCTGACGGGCTAGGACTGAGAGATGTCCACTCCAAGCAGGCCTGGATTCGCCCCGATACATTGGTTCCCCCGCTTTTAGTCCTGTGCCGTTTTTATCGCGTCTTTAGGTTCTAGACGGGAATACTCAACTCAGACCTAAAATTAAGCAGACGGTGTTTGGATGATGGTATCACAGAGGCTCCGAAATAGCTTGTCATGAGACTAAATATCATCTCTGTCGGAAAAAGGGCATTGCGTGAGAACAGGTGCGTTGAGGGGTGACTGACCCAACTTGCTGGAGGTGATCCCCCTGGCCTGGAATTGAAGCTGGACGTTTCCATAATTGTTGCAGATCATTTCAGACCGATTAACGGGAAATGTGGCTCTTTACAATCTTGGATATTCTACGGGAACGTAGTTTTATGACTTTTAGTAAATATTTGTCAAATTTGATTAAGGAGAACCTAGCCGATGACGCATTTACTCTTGGCAACAATCCCTGATACCAGTTGGACTCCCAGCGTGGGGTTAGTCGTGATCATTTGCAATTTGTTTACGATTGCCATTGGTCGTTATGTGATTAAAAATCGCGGACAGGGGCCAAATTTGCCGGTGGCATTACCTGCTTTCTTTGAAGGGTTTGGCCTGCCGGAACTGCTGGGAACCACTAGCCTCGGGCATATTTTGGCCGCGGGGGTTGTCAGTGGTTTACAAAATTCTGGTGTCCTCTAGTTAATATCTCGCGCACTGTTCCAGGCCTGGGCGGGGAAATCACCTCAAGATGCTCCTCAGTCGGGGCCTGGGAAATCACCCTCAAGTAATTTTAAGCTATCAGTGAGATTCGTCCAAGGCTGGAACTCGGGCACAGATTTGTTGAGCAATAAAGGGCAAGACCGCTTCATTGGTGCTGGCAGGTTTGCTATCTAAAAAGACGACTAGACTAAAGGGGCATTTTCCAGGCAATTCAATATAGGCGGCATCATGTCTAACCCAACTGGTTAACCCAGCCTTTGACCAAAGTTTTGCCCCTAAGGGTAATCCGCCGCCTAAAAACCCAGTGACTTGATTTTCGGGATGCGCGGCTAAATCTTGGGGATCGAGGCTACGGTGCATGAGAGTCAGCATGGCCTGGGAACGTTCAGGACTGACGGCAACGCCTCCGACAATACTGTGGAGCAGACGCATTGTGGCATTGACCGAAAGACGATTCCGGTTTTCCCTATTCACCCCAACGAAGACATTTTCCCGACCATAGGGACCATCGCACCAGGTTTTTTGATTAACATTAATCTCCGTCAGTTCTGGCCAGGCCAAGGATTGAAAATAGCGATTGACGATGTTCCGTTGATATTGCCACGTTGCAAAGGGGCCGGGGGGAAGTTCGGGGCCACTGGTGGTTCCAGAGAGTAAATCCATCACCAAGCCGGTGGCATCATTACTGGAATCGACAATCATGTCCTGTAAGGCCCGATCCAATTCTTGACTGGGTGGCAACATCTCCGATTCTTGCCATTCTTGGGCGGCAACCAGGTAGAACAGTTTAACAACGCTGGCGGGATAGATCTGCACATCCCCTCGATAGCTATAGCCCCGGACTGGAGACTGCCAAAATTCTGCTGGACTTAAGGCTCCCCCAGTGTTTACCATCACAGGCGGTGTATAAACTAACCAGGCCAGGGCTAGATCATCTTTTCCTAACCAATTAAATTGCGACCAGGCCGCGTTTAAGACCTGTTCACCTAATACCGCTAAAGCCGCATCGGCCTGGAAAAATGTCATAGTAAGCTCACCAGGGTATAGATAACAATCCGTCAGGCTTGATCCGGCCAGAATCGAGATCAATCTTCCCGGCTAGGCTCCCTCTCAAATAAACCGGCTGATGACGGAATCTTGACAGGTCAAAGCAAGAGAATAAAACTAAGATTCCAAAAGATATAACAATAATCTCCGTAATATCACCCTTGTCTTGTTATTAAGAGTTACTAGAATAGTCAGGTGTGTAAGGAATTTTTCCAAGAGATTCTGGTCATGTTTTCCCGCCCATTCAAATCCTCGGATAGTCAATGACTCTTTGGCAAGTAGATTTTTCGGCGCGACCCCTGACGAATCCCCAAGGTCAAACTCTCTGGGAGTTGTTGATTGTTGATCCCCTTGGCCAAATCCTTCACCAGGCCCAATGTTCCCAAGCCCAGGCCCGCCTTGATTGGCTCATCCGGCAATTGGAAATCTGTATCCAAAGAACCGGGTCATGTCCAGAGCGAATCCAGCTATTCCGCCCCCAATGCTTAAGCCTATTTGAGGTGGCGGCCAATGAGTTAAATCTAATGGTAGAGCCAACTCGTCATACCCCCGCTTTAAAACGTCTTCTCGCTGCCCAGGCCGAACATTACCCCACCGCTGCGAATTATACAGGGGAACCCTATCAGCCCTTACACATTACCTCTTTACCCCCGGTGCCGTTGCCAGATTATCTCTGGGGAGAAGGTTGGCAATTTACTGGACTGATGGCTGAGGAACTAGAAACACATTTAATTACCCAACCTATCCCAATTTTGTCGCTCAGGATGGATCTTCTCCCCAGCCAACTGGGCCTGGCAGCTAGTGTCGTCATTCCCGGAATCATCATCTACGGTGGCCGCCGTTCCATGGCCTTAGCCCGTTGGTGTCAAGAACAAAATCCGGCTGAGGTGGAGTTTATTGCCGGACAACCCGATGGTCTAATTATGTCGGCAGGATTGTGGGAACGCTGGGTTTTGGTCACTTTTGATGATCCCCAAGTCAAGCAGTCAGCCCAGGGATTTATGACTCGGCGAGCCGCTGCCCAAGGGTTACATTTCCTGATGATTCAACCGGACGAATCGGGTGTAACCTATACAGGACTCTGGCTGCTGCAACACTCTAGCTCTTGATCTGAGCCACTAGGGCCTGGCGGAGGGGTTCTAGGCTCTCATCTAAAGGGGGCAGGTAATAGGCTGTTGGCCAAATGGCACCGAGGATATTACTGGTCACTGCATTCTGGGCATCCAAATAAAAATCACTTGGTTGAGGCCCGTCAATGTGCCTGCTCAGAACCCCAAAACCAGCGCGGATATATTGCACTCCTTGGCTAGGACTTGTTTGCCGCAACCAGGTATCAAAATCTGGAGATTGTTCTATGGAGGTCATGAGTTGGCTTAGTAGCACTTCTGGGATTACCGTTTGGGTCGCCCGCAACCAGGCCTGGGCTAAAAGGGTTTTCCGATTAACCGGATCAAGCCAAGCTGCAATCAAGGCCTGGGTGGGATTCATGGCTTCTAGTCCGACTGCTGGGGGTTGGCCGTGCTGAAAGGTTACGAGCGTAAGGAGATCTGGATGGAGCGAATTGGAGGACTCTTTGACCAGTTGAGTCAGGGCCTCAGGAATACCTTGCCACCAAATTAACGCGGCATAGGCCTGGCGGGCGTATTGACCCATGGGTTCATTGGGCTGGGTCGCTGTCCGCAGTTGCCCATAAAAATCCAAAGCCTTTTCAAGTACAGGCTGATAAAAGGGAGCCATGAAGGGTTCGCGCCAAATGGTGCTGGTGATAGTAATGGGCTGGCGCAGGACTTCGAGATAGAAGCTCTGTTCGGCAAGTTGAGGCTGCTGGGCCGCTAATAAACTTAAACCCAGGCCATAAAAATTTCCCGGCCGGGCCGGCATTAGCTGAATCGCACGGGTAAAGGAAAATCTAGCCGCGCTTGGATCTTGCCGTAACAGCAACCAACCTAGGCTATTTTGACCAAACTCTAAATTTGGGGCTAATTGGTTCCCCCGCTGAAAAGCAGCAATGGCCTGATTTAAAAGTTTTTGTTGATTCTTCTGTGGTTCAGGCATCTCTAAACTGTGCCGCCCCAGATTCCAGCCCAACTGCAAGGGATAATAGGGTTCCCAAGGGGCGAGGGCCTGCGCCTGTTCCAGCTTAGTCACAAATTCCGGCCACTTTGGCGGTTTGCTGAGGAGGGCATTAAAGCCTTGACTGGATAGATTCCAGGCCTGGTGAATGGGCCAAACCCAAATCCAAATTCCAATTATTCCCACTAACCCAAACCATCCCAAACCATGCACCCATTTTGATCGAGGGGGTGGCGAGTGACTTAACCCTTGGCGAATTAGTGCAGCTAAACCGGCCAAATGCAATGCCAATAGCCCCGCAATCGCAATGTTATCAACTTGATAATCGGTGAGACTCATAATCCCATAGCTGCCCAAGGCCAGACCAACTCCCACGGCTAACCCTTGATCCGACTCAATCAGATTCGGTAACCAGGCCCGCCAGCGGATGGCCCAATAAAGCAACACCCCCACCAAAACCAGGCCACTGAGAACTCCCCAAACCCCCAACTCGGCCCAAACTTGCACCGGTGTACTGTGGAGTTGATAGGCCATTTCTGCTTCTTTCCCAGCCCAGGCCGGCCGAAACTTTTGGTAAAGCAACGGCACTGATCCCAACCCTGTCCCAGCCCCCGGTTTTGACCAGCCCATTGACCAGCCAATATTGGCCGTAATCCAGCGATAGGCTAACTCCGACGTTTCATTGCCTTGCAGCAAACCCCAGGCCGATTGCCGTAACCGGGAAGTACTCCAACCAATGGTCAAGACCACCAGCAAACTCCCCAAGCCCAGCCCCAAGCCCAACCGTTGTCGGCGTTGCAGTTTCATCGCTGTGCGAAGTAAAAAGACTGCCAACATCACTGCCCAGGCCAATAGTCCTAGCCAACCCCCGCGGGAATTTGTAAAGTAAAAGTCAATTAAACCAATTCCAAGACCTGTTACCCATAGCCAGCGCCGCCGCCCCACCTCCTGCCAGGCCAACACCCCTAACAGTGGCAGCAAGAGTAATAAATATCCAGCCACATAGTTTTGATGGCCAAAGGGGGCCCAGTTGCGCAGTTCTAAGGCGGTTAAATCCAAATTCAGTCTGATGCCCAATTCCCCCAGGCCTGCCAGGCGGGCATATTCCGGTAAAATCGTTTCGGTGAACCAGAGAAATAAACTCCAGATACTAAAGACCATCCCCAAATAGCCCTGAAAGACTAAAAGCTGTTGTCGTCGCTCGGGGGTGCGTAACCAGGCCGTCAAGGCATAGACCGCCGCAATTCCCCCAAAAGCCGCAATGGCATACCAAAGACTTTGGGATCGAAACTCCGCCAGCAAGGTCGAAATAATGATTCCTAACCCTAAAATACCCAGGCCCCAATCCAAGCCATTCCCCAAAGCAGGCCAACGCCGTTGATACAGCAGCAACCACACCAACCACAGCAATGGCAGGATCACCGTAAATTGCCAGAGAAAAACCCAGGGCCAAGCGACCATCAAACTATGGCTATCCGGGAGCAGGGTAAAAAGAACATAGCCCCCCCCCAAAAGTAAGCCGATTAACTTGCCTTCTTGGCGACTAGCCGCATCAAGCCGAGGGAGAGAAGTCATAGGTCAAGCGTACTAATACCCCATTGTGTAGGGATAGAACCCATCGCCCCACGTCCCAATGGCATCATCTGTGGGTACACCCAATTGCTCTCCATCCACCCAGTTGAAATAATCTGGACTGCCCACATAATCGTCATTGACCAGGCCCGCATCTTGAGTTTGGCGAATCAGTTCTGAAGCGGCTTGGCGTTGACTATTGGGGACACCTTGCTGAATAATTTGGTCGGCCCCCGTTAAGTTGGGTTCCGGTTGGGGTAAGGGCAGCGGTTGGGGTTGATTTGTCAAGGGTTGGCCATCTTGAATGACTGGAGCCGGACTATTTTGGGCGATAAACCCCTGTGAAGGTCGGGCAGATGTTTCCCCAGGGACTACCATCCCTAACCAGACCAATCCACAAACGGCACTGACCTCTTTCCAATCCATCATCCTCAACCCCAAAACTTCCTCCAGAATAGCCCATCCCAGATGGTTCCCGGCTCTCTAAATTAAATTACTCTCAGTGCGAGGCGTGGAACAAACTATGACGGTGTATCTTACCCAAGAATCAGCGAAGATAAAACTTGATAAACGATAGCGCGTTTTGGGGCTGGGAGGCTTGGTTCATGAAGGTTGGCATTGTCGTTTTTCCTGGCTCTAACTGTGATCGGGATGTGGCCTACGTCACGGGGGAAATCCTCGGTTGGCCGACTCGGATGATTTGGCATCAGGATACCAACCTGGGGGATGTGGATTTAGTCGTTTTGCCCGGCGGGTTTAGCTATGGGGATTATCTGCGCTGTGGGGCCATTGCCCGGTTTTCGCCTATTATGCCTGCGATCAAAAACCATGCTGCCGATGGAAAACTGGTTTTAGGGATTTGTAACGGCTTTCAAATTTTGACAGAGGTGGGCTTACTGCCAGGGGCCCTAGTGCGGAATCGGGACTTGCATTTTATTTGTGACCAGGCCCAGTTGCGGGTTGAAAATAGCCAAACCCCTTGGACAAATGCCTATACCCCCGGTCAAGTCATTCAATTACCCATTGCCCACGGCGAAGGCTCCTACTATGCGACCGCAGAAACCCTCAAGGAATTGGAAGCTAATCAGCAAATTCTCTTTCGCTACTGTCAACCGGACGGGGCTTGGGTCGAAGGGCAAAATCCCAATGGTTCGCTGCATAATATCGCTGGAATTTGTAACCAGGCCAGGAATGCTTTAGGCATGATGCCTCACCCGGAGCGGGCTGCAGATCCTCTTTTAAGGGGCCTGGATGGTTTAACCCTGTTCCAATCCCTGGTCAATCAAGACTCTTGCCGGCCTATTTCGGTCTAATCCAACTCCTGGGCCAAGATTTTGGTAATGGCGGCCGCTGACTGCTGCTGGAACTGCTTGACATCCACCTGTCCCAAGAGCCAAATCGCCAGGCCCATCCCCAGAATCGGTAAACAAAAGACCGTGGCATAAGCGAGTAAGGGTTCACCAAAAAGCCGCCGGCCCACATCCAACGCTGTCCCGCCCAACACCGTCGCTGATCCCCGCGCAATCGCTTGGGCCAGGCCCCAGGCCCCGATAAAGGTTCCGGCTGTTTCGGCCGCGGTTAAATCTAACATTAAGCTCAAGGCCCCAGTGGTCGTAATTCCGGCTGCAATCCCAAATAAGACCAGTTCTCCCAACAGCAGGGTTGAATTTCCCGTGAACCCGGCCAAGAGGAGCAACACAAAACTCACAGCCACGGCTCCACAGCCCAAACGCGTTGTCATCATTTTTCCGAGGCGCGGCACAATTAAAAAGCCGGTTAAGCTCAGACCCAATAGTGTTCCCATCCCCCAATAGGCATTCAGCCGCGTCGTTTCACTAATGGTCATCCCAAAAACTTCACCGCCAAAGGGTTCTAAGACCGGCTCCTGGATAAATAAACTGACCGTCATCAAAAGCAAAAAGCCGAAGAAAATGCCCGTTTGCCGATTAGCCAAAAGAATTCGCAAGGCCCGCCCCAAGGTAATATTTTCTGAGCTTGTCCGGGCCTGGGTGCGCTGACCATAACGGGAAAACTTAGCTTCAATCCCCCAAGTTCCAGCCACGGCTAAGCCGACAACGAGCAGCAAGACAATCAGGAATAGGCGGTTAATCGCTGCTTGTAAGTCAGCCAAGGGCGTATTGAGTTCAATTTGTTTGAGTAACCCAGCACTGAGAATCGCCCCAATCACGATCCCCACGGTCAGCATTGACCAAACCACCCCGACCAGTTGACTCCGGTTTTCCTCATCAGAGACATCCACCAACAGAGCCGCAAAGGGGGTAGAACTGGCACTGACAAAGGCTCCATAACAGGCAAAGAGAAATCCTAAACACACCATCCAGAGTGTTGTTGTGCCAGTCCAATTTGTCCCATCCCAGGCCCCGGCGACTTGCCAAATCACCTGTACCGTCAAGAAAGCCACCAGGCTAAAGGCCACTGCCCCCAACCAGACATAGCCAGTGCGGTGAAACCCTTTAATCGGGTAGGCATCGGACAACTGCCCAAACCAAACCCGGACTGGGGCCACAAACTGATGCATGGCAATGGTTAAAACCACCAAGGTGGCTGGAAGGGTTAATTCTTGGATCATGACCCGATTCAGCACCCCCAAGGTCAAAATGGACATCATCCCCAGGCCCATCTGGAATAGGCCAAGGCGAAACATCTCCCACAGGGGCAATTTGGGCAGGGTGGTATTTTCCGTCATGGCCTGTCAGTCATACCTCAACTCAGCGATTGATCCGTTGATAAAATTGATATCGAGATAACCTTGGTTCCTCCTTTAGCTAGGATGACATATTGGCAGAGGCCGCCAAGCAGATGAACCTCCGGGGTTTGGGGCAAGTTCTCAGGCATTTCTCAGGCAGGGGGGTTACCTTGAGAAGATAGTGGTTGTAGCTGAGAATTTTAGGCGCGCAAGGGTAAATCCGATGAACAAACGGACATTTCTCAAGTTGGGGATCGGTTCACTGGGCCTGGTTGGCATCGCCGAACTTTTAGGGATCAAATTATTTCCGGGGGATGCTCTGGCCAACAGCACCTTTGAAGTCACCAAGTCAGAATCAGAATGGCGAAAAATCCTTAGCCCAGGCCAGTATTATGTGTTGCGGATGAAAGGCACTGAACTACCCAATAGTAGCCCCTTAGACAAGGAATATCGGGCTGGAACTTTTTTGTGTGCAGGCTGTCAATTACCCTTGTTTAGCTCGAAAGCCAAATATGACAGTGGCACCGGCTGGCCCAGTTTTACCAAACCAATTTCGGGGGCGATTGCGACCTCTGTGGATAACTCCTTTTTTATGACCCGCACCGAAGTCCATTGTCGCCGCTGTGGTGGGCATTTAGGCCATGTTTTTTTGGATAATCGCTCAGCTTCGGGATCACGATATTGTATGAATGGCTTAGCCTTGAAGTTTGTTGCCAGTTAGAAGCCGAGACTTACCAGACTGGGGGCCAGACTAGGGGATTGATCGAGAGTTAGCCCAGGCCTGGATGTTATGCTATGGCTGAGTTTTGCTTTGGGTTGAGGATCTAATTATGGGGCGGTCAGTGGGGCAAGTTTTGGGACGTTGGACTAGCAGAGGTCTATCGGCACTGGGAATGTTGGCGAGTGTGCTGATGGCCCCAGGCCTGGCCGCTGAATCCATCACCATTGCTTTTCCACCCCTGGGTAACTTCGTCTTAACCGTGAAGGACATCGAAACCTTTGCTAAAGAAGGCTCCCCTAGCCCCGCCCTCGAACGTTTTGTCCGCCTAGTCCCCAAGGAAAACCAGGAACAACTCCGGGAAGCCCTCCAAGAGAGCATGCAGCTATCCCCAAAAACGGTTGAAGAAGCTGTTAATTCTCCTTTGGGGATTGCCCTTTTTAATCGGATTGGGCAAGTTTTACGCACCGCTGATAACCAAAACGGCTCCGTGGCCCTCAAACAAGCCTTTGTCACTGCGGCTAAGAATCCGGCCGGAATCAGTATCCTGAATGTGATTCGGGCTTTTCCGAGTCCGACTATCCAAGTTGAGGGGCAATTGGGGTTTAAAACTCTGCAAGGCTTTGTCCGGGTGACTGAAAATCAAAATCGAGTTGTGGCGGCCCTGGCAAAATCAGCCAGCGCTAGCCGCTCTCCAGCCATCCCCGCTAACCTCCCTAACCCCGCTGAAAACGGCTCCTACACCTGGGAGAAGAAAAGCCTGACCTTTCTGAATCCCAACCGCGATAACAAGCCAATTCCCGCCGAACTCTAT is from Synechococcus sp. PCC 6312 and encodes:
- the psaK gene encoding photosystem I reaction center subunit PsaK; translation: MTHLLLATIPDTSWTPSVGLVVIICNLFTIAIGRYVIKNRGQGPNLPVALPAFFEGFGLPELLGTTSLGHILAAGVVSGLQNSGVL
- a CDS encoding serine hydrolase, which codes for MTFFQADAALAVLGEQVLNAAWSQFNWLGKDDLALAWLVYTPPVMVNTGGALSPAEFWQSPVRGYSYRGDVQIYPASVVKLFYLVAAQEWQESEMLPPSQELDRALQDMIVDSSNDATGLVMDLLSGTTSGPELPPGPFATWQYQRNIVNRYFQSLAWPELTEINVNQKTWCDGPYGRENVFVGVNRENRNRLSVNATMRLLHSIVGGVAVSPERSQAMLTLMHRSLDPQDLAAHPENQVTGFLGGGLPLGAKLWSKAGLTSWVRHDAAYIELPGKCPFSLVVFLDSKPASTNEAVLPFIAQQICARVPALDESH
- a CDS encoding Tab2/Atab2 family RNA-binding protein, which produces MTLWQVDFSARPLTNPQGQTLWELLIVDPLGQILHQAQCSQAQARLDWLIRQLEICIQRTGSCPERIQLFRPQCLSLFEVAANELNLMVEPTRHTPALKRLLAAQAEHYPTAANYTGEPYQPLHITSLPPVPLPDYLWGEGWQFTGLMAEELETHLITQPIPILSLRMDLLPSQLGLAASVVIPGIIIYGGRRSMALARWCQEQNPAEVEFIAGQPDGLIMSAGLWERWVLVTFDDPQVKQSAQGFMTRRAAAQGLHFLMIQPDESGVTYTGLWLLQHSSS
- a CDS encoding O-antigen ligase family protein encodes the protein MTSLPRLDAASRQEGKLIGLLLGGGYVLFTLLPDSHSLMVAWPWVFLWQFTVILPLLWLVWLLLYQRRWPALGNGLDWGLGILGLGIIISTLLAEFRSQSLWYAIAAFGGIAAVYALTAWLRTPERRQQLLVFQGYLGMVFSIWSLFLWFTETILPEYARLAGLGELGIRLNLDLTALELRNWAPFGHQNYVAGYLLLLLPLLGVLAWQEVGRRRWLWVTGLGIGLIDFYFTNSRGGWLGLLAWAVMLAVFLLRTAMKLQRRQRLGLGLGLGSLLVVLTIGWSTSRLRQSAWGLLQGNETSELAYRWITANIGWSMGWSKPGAGTGLGSVPLLYQKFRPAWAGKEAEMAYQLHSTPVQVWAELGVWGVLSGLVLVGVLLYWAIRWRAWLPNLIESDQGLAVGVGLALGSYGIMSLTDYQVDNIAIAGLLALHLAGLAALIRQGLSHSPPPRSKWVHGLGWFGLVGIIGIWIWVWPIHQAWNLSSQGFNALLSKPPKWPEFVTKLEQAQALAPWEPYYPLQLGWNLGRHSLEMPEPQKNQQKLLNQAIAAFQRGNQLAPNLEFGQNSLGWLLLRQDPSAARFSFTRAIQLMPARPGNFYGLGLSLLAAQQPQLAEQSFYLEVLRQPITITSTIWREPFMAPFYQPVLEKALDFYGQLRTATQPNEPMGQYARQAYAALIWWQGIPEALTQLVKESSNSLHPDLLTLVTFQHGQPPAVGLEAMNPTQALIAAWLDPVNRKTLLAQAWLRATQTVIPEVLLSQLMTSIEQSPDFDTWLRQTSPSQGVQYIRAGFGVLSRHIDGPQPSDFYLDAQNAVTSNILGAIWPTAYYLPPLDESLEPLRQALVAQIKS
- the purQ gene encoding phosphoribosylformylglycinamidine synthase subunit PurQ; translated protein: MKVGIVVFPGSNCDRDVAYVTGEILGWPTRMIWHQDTNLGDVDLVVLPGGFSYGDYLRCGAIARFSPIMPAIKNHAADGKLVLGICNGFQILTEVGLLPGALVRNRDLHFICDQAQLRVENSQTPWTNAYTPGQVIQLPIAHGEGSYYATAETLKELEANQQILFRYCQPDGAWVEGQNPNGSLHNIAGICNQARNALGMMPHPERAADPLLRGLDGLTLFQSLVNQDSCRPISV
- a CDS encoding BCD family MFS transporter; amino-acid sequence: MTENTTLPKLPLWEMFRLGLFQMGLGMMSILTLGVLNRVMIQELTLPATLVVLTIAMHQFVAPVRVWFGQLSDAYPIKGFHRTGYVWLGAVAFSLVAFLTVQVIWQVAGAWDGTNWTGTTTLWMVCLGFLFACYGAFVSASSTPFAALLVDVSDEENRSQLVGVVWSMLTVGIVIGAILSAGLLKQIELNTPLADLQAAINRLFLIVLLLVVGLAVAGTWGIEAKFSRYGQRTQARTSSENITLGRALRILLANRQTGIFFGFLLLMTVSLFIQEPVLEPFGGEVFGMTISETTRLNAYWGMGTLLGLSLTGFLIVPRLGKMMTTRLGCGAVAVSFVLLLLAGFTGNSTLLLGELVLFGIAAGITTTGALSLMLDLTAAETAGTFIGAWGLAQAIARGSATVLGGTALDVGRRLFGEPLLAYATVFCLPILGMGLAIWLLGQVDVKQFQQQSAAAITKILAQELD
- the msrB gene encoding peptide-methionine (R)-S-oxide reductase MsrB: MNKRTFLKLGIGSLGLVGIAELLGIKLFPGDALANSTFEVTKSESEWRKILSPGQYYVLRMKGTELPNSSPLDKEYRAGTFLCAGCQLPLFSSKAKYDSGTGWPSFTKPISGAIATSVDNSFFMTRTEVHCRRCGGHLGHVFLDNRSASGSRYCMNGLALKFVAS